One genomic window of Solanum dulcamara chromosome 12, daSolDulc1.2, whole genome shotgun sequence includes the following:
- the LOC129877032 gene encoding putative germin-like protein 2-1 yields the protein MAKHFLLLNLIAVSFCCVVLAFEPSPLQDFCVADPASPAKVNGLACKDPKSVGAEDFFFSGLHFAGNTSNTFGSKVTPVNVAQIPGLNTLGISLARVDYAPWGINPPHTHPRATEILTVLEGSLQVGFVTSNPENRHITKVLKKGDVFVFPIGLVHYQRNVGYGNAVAIAALSSQNPGVISIANAVFGSEPAIATDILAKAFQVDDTVVAQIQSKF from the exons ATGGCTAAGCACTTTCTCCTGCTGAATCTAATAGCAGTAAGTTTCTGCTGTGTTGTGTTAGCTTTTGAGCCAAGTCCATTGCAAGATTTCTGTGTGGCTGATCCTGCTAGCCCAG cTAAGGTAAATGGCTTAGCTTGCAAAGATCCCAAGTCTGTTGGAGCAGAGGACTTTTTCTTCAGTGGCCTACATTTTGCTGGAAACACATCAAACACTTTTGGCTCTAAGGTCACTCCTGTTAATGTAGCTCAAATACCAGGACTGAACACTCTTGGCATCTCACTCGCTCGCGTTGACTATGCACCATGGGGAATTAATCCCCCTCACACTCACCCAAGAGCTACTGAGATACTCACAGTCCTTGAAGGTTCTCTGCAAGTTGGTTTTGTTACATCAAATCCTGAAAATCGCCATATTACTAAGGTCCTTAAGAAAGGTGATGTGTTTGTTTTTCCAATAGGACTTGTTCACTACCAACGGAACGTGGGATATGGAAATGCTGTTGCTATTGCTGCTTTGAGTAGTCAGAATCCTGGTGTTATAAGCATTGCTAATGCAGTTTTCGGATCAGAACCAGCTATAGCAACAGATATTCTTGCCAAGGCTTTTCAAGTTGATGACACTGTTGTTGCTCAGATACAATCAAAATTTTAA